ACAGTCAGGTTATTCAGGATGTTTGCGCACTGATAGAAAAGGTAGCCGACAGCAACGCCACTGTTTTGATTACCGGGGAAAGCGGTACCGGCAAGGAAGTTACTGCTTTGTCCATTCATCAGCTAAGTTCCCGCCGGGACAAACCCTTTGTTCCTATTAATTGTGCAGCGTTGCCTGAATCTTTGTTAGAAAGTGAACTGTTTGGACATGAAAAGGGCGCCTTTACCGGTGCCGTAGCACGCAAATTGGGAAGGTTTGAGCTGGCCAACCAGGGCACCTTATTTTTAGATGAGGTTACCGAAATGCCTCTTTCTATGCAGGTTAAACTGCTAAGGGTATTGCAGGAGAAACAATTTGAGCGGGTAGGGGGAACCGAGAGCATTAAGGTAGATGTCCGGGTTATTGCCGCCACTAATCGTGACCCTGTTGAATGTATTCGTAAAGGCACCTTTCGGGAGGACTTGTATTACCGTTTAAATGTATTACCCATCCACCTGCCTCCTTTAAGGGAAAGAAGCGAAGACATCCCCCTGTTAGTTATGCATTTTCTGCAAAAGTTTAATCCATCGCAAGAACAGCTTATTTCACCGGAAGCCATGACCCTTCTGAAAGCTTATCAATGGCCCGGTAACATCAGAGAGTTGCAAAACGTTATTGAACGGGCGGTGATTCTTTCTCAGGGTCAGGAAATTAAGCCCCGCCACCTGCCCAAGGAGATTCAAAAGCTGGATTCAGACAAAGGTAAAGCAGCCCAGGGTTTGATTATTAACTTCCCTGATGATGGCATCTCTTTTGAAGAAGTGGAAAAAGAACTGATTATTAAAGCCCTGGCAAAAAGTAACGGCAATCAAACCCGGGCTGCCCAGCTGTTGGGCATTACCCGTTCAGCATTGCTTTACCGGGCCCAAAAGTATCAAATCAAATTATAAAAACACACAGCCGCCTGGTTGTGTGTTTTTATACTATCCTACATTCCTGTGGCAATTTATCTGCCCTGAGAGTTTTGTAGCAGGGGTGCCTGAGCCTGCCCTCGGGGCTGATTTCGCTGTAGGTCACCTCGCAAACCAAGGCCGGCCTTACCCAAACAGGCTTTTGCAATTGGCCCAAAGGGGGCGGCTTAAAAACAGGTTGCGGAACGGTTAAGGCATCCAGCAACTCCAACAGTTTTTTTTCTTCCTCCGCAGTAAAGCCGGTTCCTACTTTTCCTCTATACACCCAGCTGCCCTTTTGATATTCCAGTAAAATGAGGGCGCCCAACCGTCGCGCACCGTTTCCTTTTTCCCAACCGCCGATAACTAAATCCGCCGACCGCATGAAACGAATTTTTTTCCAGGCCGATGACCTTTTCCCCGGCCTGTAGGGGCTGTCCAGCCGTTTAGCCATGACGCCTTCCAGCCCCGCCTTGGTTACCGCTTCATAGAAGGCAAGCCCTGCGCCAATGATATATTGGGAAACTATCATATGCGGTCCTGGTTGAATAACTTGCTCCAGTATTTGCTTCCTTTCCCGGAGGGGCAGCCTCATAACGCTTGTGCCGGCCCGGTATAAAATGTCAAAAACCACCAGGGTGGCAGGCAGCTGCCGGGCCAGCCTGCCGGTCTGCAAAGGGTTGGTGGCTTTACCCCGGGCCTGCAAATGGCTAAAGGAAGGTTTGCCGTCCTGAAAGACAACAATCTCGCCATCCAATATCACCGGCTTGTCCCGCACTTGTAAATGGAGAGCTTGCAGCTCGGGAAACTGGGCTGTTAAATCCAGCCGGTTGCGGGATAACAGGGTTGTTTGCCGGTCCAGACAGGCCAGCCCCCGGTAACCGTCCCATTTAATTTCAA
This window of the Desulforamulus hydrothermalis Lam5 = DSM 18033 genome carries:
- a CDS encoding sigma-54-dependent transcriptional regulator produces the protein MNKILIIDDEEHMCWALEKGLRQEGYHVLTTTRAREGLELIRKETPSLVILDLKMPELDGLEVLLRAKDLLPKLPVIMITAHGTIDTAIEAMKLGATDYITKPFDLDELKLVVKQALMVSQLQEEVSFLRSELNKKYGQIIGNSQVIQDVCALIEKVADSNATVLITGESGTGKEVTALSIHQLSSRRDKPFVPINCAALPESLLESELFGHEKGAFTGAVARKLGRFELANQGTLFLDEVTEMPLSMQVKLLRVLQEKQFERVGGTESIKVDVRVIAATNRDPVECIRKGTFREDLYYRLNVLPIHLPPLRERSEDIPLLVMHFLQKFNPSQEQLISPEAMTLLKAYQWPGNIRELQNVIERAVILSQGQEIKPRHLPKEIQKLDSDKGKAAQGLIINFPDDGISFEEVEKELIIKALAKSNGNQTRAAQLLGITRSALLYRAQKYQIKL
- the ligD gene encoding non-homologous end-joining DNA ligase; amino-acid sequence: MLAVPAQPFEHSDYLFEIKWDGYRGLACLDRQTTLLSRNRLDLTAQFPELQALHLQVRDKPVILDGEIVVFQDGKPSFSHLQARGKATNPLQTGRLARQLPATLVVFDILYRAGTSVMRLPLRERKQILEQVIQPGPHMIVSQYIIGAGLAFYEAVTKAGLEGVMAKRLDSPYRPGKRSSAWKKIRFMRSADLVIGGWEKGNGARRLGALILLEYQKGSWVYRGKVGTGFTAEEEKKLLELLDALTVPQPVFKPPPLGQLQKPVWVRPALVCEVTYSEISPEGRLRHPCYKTLRADKLPQECRIV